One uncultured Draconibacterium sp. genomic window, AACCAAATCAGATTTAGTTTTCTTTTTATGGTAACCAAACTAGCACTTGAAAAAAAGAAAGCGCACAGATCCTAATCTAAATGTTTGAATTTTGCATTCAGAGAATTTGATGCTTGATACTAAATTTATGAGCATCTCTATTGGATATTTATTCAGCTTTTGAGAGTTATTTATTCGGATCACATGAAATTTCAGGTGGAGTAATTTTTCGAAGTGTGTATAATCCTGCAACAATAGATGTTATAATGCGCCTTTGCCTTATCAGGCCGATTCTACTCTTTGGTTTGGCCCAAAGAGTAGACAGAAAACCCAAGGCTGCGCCCGCTTCACTCTGAAAAGCTACGCGATGCCGGCTAAAATTCCTGAAACTCGTCGTACCTCCTCAAACAGCAGTAATTTTTTAACGCCGACACCACTTGTTTTCCGGCTCACCGAACGAGGCCGAAGCTTCGAATAAGGTCTTTGGTTTGCCCTCCCCAGATCAGAGGATCGGCCTCTTTTGGTCTTTATGATAGCGGAAGGCAAGGATCAAAAGCAGCCTGGATTTTTCTGCTTCGTCCCGATTGAATCAGATTGAAGGCCTGCGGCAGCAATTTTAAAATCGACTAAAGGTCAAATTGACTTTTAGTGTGCCCATGTACTTTTAATATATAAATATTCAAATCCACCTGATTTTACGTGTGAGCCATTTATTCTCCTAACAATAAAAAAAGAAAAGAAAAAAGGCCTGTCAAAACTGACAAGCCTTTTTTTGAATGTATGTATCTCGAATTATTTTATTTGAACGATCTTGAAGCAAGTATCATTTGAATGAATACCTGAGTTTTCGCAGTATTGCTTTGGCATCCTTTTCATAATGCCCTTTCCGATCAATTACAGCAAGTAACTCTTGTTTTGCTTCAGCTTTCTCATTCATTTTGAGGTAGCATAACGATTTATACCATTCCGCCTCTTCAATATATAAGTTATTCCCGTGATTGATTACTTTGGAATAAGCTTGAATTGCTTCAGTAAAGTTAGCCATATTTTGATAACTAAGTCCTTTATAGAAATCAGAAACAAAAGCTTCATTTTGGGTAACTTCCGTATTATTTAAAACTTCTATTACTTTTTGGAATTCTTCGGCCTGGAAATAAACTTTTGCGGTTTGTATGTTATCCATAGCACTGCTCACAGAACGTTCTGAAGCCCATGTTGGAGATGCAAAATATTTATTGTAGGTATTTTCAGTCGATTGCATTCCGGTATTCAAAATACCTGCCAATCCGATCAGCACAATAATCATTGCCGCTGAATTTCGCCACATACGACTTGATCGCTTACTAAACTTAGGTAGAACAAATGATTTTACTTCTGTTTTATCTGCTTCCGCACGTGCAGCATTTAATTGTGCTCTTAATGAATGTATATCCGTTTCCGCTATGGCATGGTTAATGTGCTCACGTAAAGCCACTTCCGCCATAAGGTCTGTATTTTCTTTCAATTCAGCGTTAAATTCTTCCAGTAAATCTTCTTCAAGAATTCCATCGATGAAGTCTTCAATGCTCTTTTCGCTCACATTCCAGGATGTTTCTGCTTCCATTATGTTGCGAAGCTCACTTCTCAAATCCATCACTTCAGTTTCTGCAAGTGCCGATTCAAGTTCCATGTGTAAATCAAGCTCTTCCTGCAAATCTAAGTTTTGATCTAATTCAGCTTCAAATTCCGCTAGAATATCATCATCCATTTCACCATTCATGAAATTATCGATGTCTTCAACAGAAAACTGCGGTTCCATAGACTTAGAAACATGCTGAAGCGTTTCTCTGAGATTGAGAATATCTAACTCCAGAACGGCTTCTTCCAAACCTTCTAATCCTTCCATGTCGAAGCCATTTAGGTCTTCTTCATGTCCATTATTTACATCACTACTGGTTTGTTCTTTGTAATAATGGTGAATGTTTTCATTTGATGTCCGTTCGTGTTGATAAACGTGTACTTTGGGTAGAGATTCTAAACTTTTAATAAGTTCTTCCGGGGCTAACTCGTCGTTTACTTCCTGAATAAGGGCTAATTCATCGAGTAATTCAAAAGATCCATTGATAGAACTGTTGGGTTTGTTCTCAATTTGAATGTTTTCGAGTTTTTCTTTTAAATTAAGAACATCCATTTCTGTAATTGCAGCTTGAATGTTTTTATGAAGTTCTACTTCATCTCTTAATTCTTCGTTAAACTCTAATTCATTTTCAAATTCTAATTTTTCTTGAGCGTCCAATAACTCTAAACAATAATCTTCAATGCGTCCAAATAATTCTGCTTTAGGTGTCATCTTCAAGTATCTTTTTAAATTCTGTATCTTGTTTTATACGCTTAATAAGAAGTTCTTTACACTTATATTTTCGGGTTTTTGCGTATTTCTCTGTTTTAAAGCCCATTATTTTTGCTATGTCCTTAAGCGGGACTTTTTCAAAAAACAGTTGTAATAACTTCTGACAATCAGTACTTAAGGTTTTAAAGTGCTTCTGATATAATCCGTATTTTTCATTTTTTTCTACCAGATCGACTAAATTATCGTCGTATAAGTCTTCCTGGAACGGCAATGAATCGTTCAGCCTTTCTCTTTCTATTCGCCTTTTCTCGAGTTGTTTCAACCACAAGAACCGACAAACGGAAAATAAATAACCTTGAAAAGAACTCTTTTCGAAAATTAAATCGTTTTCTTTTAATTTTCTATAAATTACGATTATAGCTTCCTGAAAAATGTCGCTGGCATCATCTTCACTTCCTTGGTTTTTCTTAATGAAATAATTTACTTTATAGTAGTACTGTTTATAGATGTACTGTAAAATTAAATTATCATGCCTTAAGATT contains:
- a CDS encoding sigma-70 family RNA polymerase sigma factor; this encodes MINYTDAQILKGILRHDNLILQYIYKQYYYKVNYFIKKNQGSEDDASDIFQEAIIVIYRKLKENDLIFEKSSFQGYLFSVCRFLWLKQLEKRRIERERLNDSLPFQEDLYDDNLVDLVEKNEKYGLYQKHFKTLSTDCQKLLQLFFEKVPLKDIAKIMGFKTEKYAKTRKYKCKELLIKRIKQDTEFKKILEDDT